The sequence GAtcttaatataagatctatggtTGGGCCTcaactatcagctcgagcttttagttcaatcggttccatgacatggtatcagagtctCTTGCACCAAACGGTCGAGTGGTTGATTAAAACAGTTGCATCATTTAATACTTTCggcatttataatatttaatacttaaaatttagtatttatttttgtgtaaaGTCCAAAAAAGCCCATGTGCTTTCACTTTTTGTCAAACTGGtatctaaatttattttatccaaatggggactgaggttttcagcacataaatttaattttcaattttatcaaacatcacATTCTGTATGCTTATTTCAGGTGCCCTTATCGTCATGTGATGGGAAGATAATTTGCCTTTTCTTCTCGGCTAACTGGTGCCGACCCTGTAAGACGTTTGCCCCTCAGCTTGTACAACTTTATAATAGCCTAAAAGGTGACGATAAAAAGCTCGAGATTGTTTTTGTATCATTTGATCGCGACGAGGAAGGATTCAACGAACACTTCAAATGTATGCCATGGCTTGCAGTTCCGTTTGATGTGGATTTACACAGACAATTAAGCAACGTCTATTGCGTCCACCGCATTCCGTCGATTCTTTCGTTGGGTCCGGATGGAATTCGGATTGAAGACGATCTTATTGAGATGATAGAAGATTATGGTTCCGAAGCATTTCCTTTCACACGAAAGCGAAGAGAAGAACTGAGGGCTATTGACGAGGTAAAACGCCAAGGCGGGAGATTAGAAGAGCTTTTGGCACGCCGTGGGCGGGATTATGTCATATCTAGAAATTCCACGAAGGTAATttagtttagggttaatttcaaattaaaatatgtgGTTACATGTTTTTGCAGattgttatttgtttttttttattacaaattgaTTCGTGTGGTTtgaaaatttttcattttttgttgactttgccaaatttggcagataacgatctcaaaatgaaaattttcaagaattaatattgtttagtatcatatttactatgaaaccaaattttttatttttcaaaatcatcattttttgagttctctctctaaacattaactttctctcttgtaaaaaaacaacacctgaataacctcaaacctaaaaagttgacgaattaaaatttcttaaaacatcgtttaattcttaaaaattttcatttttagattgttatcggtcaaatttggcaaagtcactaaaaatgaaaattttacaaaccacagGCACCGATCTGCCAAAAcatgtaaccacaaggtttaatTTGAAATCAACCCTTTAGTTTAATAATCTATTGTTCTCTACAATTAGGCTTAAAACATCATTCGCGGTCTGAACATGTCCCGAAAGGTTGATCAactgaattttcaaagtgtcctgatagtccttcaacttgcttaaaatgtagtCAGTAGAATTTGTGTATGCATCTTGGAAAAGTCAAACAAATTAACACGTCGGATTTAGAATGACATGtaggaaaagaagaaagaaggttTATTATTTTCTCACTGTGAAAGCAGTCATAACTTTGTGAATCATGTAATAACATTGTTTACGTTTGGTTATGTTTTAATATATTGGATTTTaccgttaaaaataaaataattaaccatgtttccttttttttatgtgTCACTCCAAGTCCAATATGTCGCTTACGTGTCAATTCATTTGAATTTTCCAAGGCACGTGCAACACACTTTCCGCATgcagtttactttttttttttgtgcagcCAATGGATTAATTGActtcattttaagcaagttaaggGGCTatcatgatattttaaacaagttgaacGGGCTAACGGAATGCTTTAAAAGTTTAAGGGGGCAaccaaactttttggacaagttcagaggcgGATGATCTATTAAGTCATTATATTACTAATCtaaaaaaaaggcttaatacatctttATCCTGTGTATATGTCCAAAAAGTCAACTGCATGTTGATACTTTAAAAAGGTTTTATTTACCCCTATAAACTTGCTTAAATTGATTTATTGACTCTCTGAAAGATACCTATTATTCTGTGAACTTTTcttaaagtgatctattagccctctcaacttgcttaaacgATACACATTTTAATCTTTTTAAAATCTTTTCTTACTTCGCCACGTGAATTTAGGGTTTAATAGATCACTTTAGAAAACTCCAGGgagtaaataaaatattttaaaaatataacgGATAGTTGACTTTTTTAGACAAcagaaaaaaatgattttttctgTTTGAAATCTATGATGCAGATGTTAGTATCTGAACTTGTTGGGAAGATAATAGGACTGTATTTCGGTGCGCATTGGTGTCCGCCTAGCCGCGCCTTCACGTCCCAACTCATCGAAGTCTACAATGAGCTAAGAGCCACAAAAGACGGATGTTTGGAGATTATTTTAGTTTCAACAGATAGAGACATTAAAGAATTTAATACTAACCTAAGTAACATGCCGTGGCTTGCAATTCCGTACGAGGACACGACACGACGAAAAGACCTATGTAGGATCTTTAACATTAAAGGAATTCCGACTCTAGTGATCATCGGGGAGGACGGGAAGACGAGAAGCAGGGATGCACGGGGCATGATTTCGTCGTATGGTGCTAATGCTTTCCCGTTCACCAAGCAGAGGGTTTCGGAGATAGAAGCCGCCCTGAAAAGGGAAGGTGATGCATTGCCGCGGCACGTGAAGGATATTAAACATGAACATTTGTTGAAATTAGATATGGCGAAAGCTTATGTTTGTGATTGTTGTAAAAGGCAAGGGAAGTTCTGGACGTTCTCGTGTGATGTTTGTGATTACGATCTTCATCCTGGTTGTGTTGAAGAATCGTGTATAGTCTTTGGTAGGAGATGTTGATACTACTACTACTATTACTGCTACATGAcagtttctatttttgttttatatttttccttTAAATAGATGTATAATATATAGTAAACCTTAAAAAGagatttatataatttatataatgaAATACACTATAATgacttatatatataatagagaAAAGCGAGTATCTTATTTTTGcccttaaaaaatatataatataaagtaAACCTTAAAAAAGACATTATACACATGAcagtttctatttttgttttatatttttccttTAAAAAGATGCATAATATATAGTAAACCTTAAAAAGagatttatataatttatataatgaAATACACTATAATgacttatatatataatagagaAAAGTGAGTATCTTATTTTTGcccttaaaaaatatataatataaagtaAACCTTAAAAaagacattatatatatatatatatataaaagaggaAATTACACCTAAAATCCTATATTAAAGGAATTCTAGCTTTAGTGATTATCGAGGAGGATGAGAAGACGAGAAGTAGGGATGCGCGAGGCATGATTTCATCGTATGGTGCTAAAGCTTTCCTGTTCATTGAGGAGAGGGTTTCGGAGATAGAAGCCGCCTTGAAAAGGGAAGGAgatgtaacgacccggtccggagtgggtggcactggggtaagaaggcctgagcaaggagcggtcctaaaggatggcgatggggacaagaatgaactgaatcccacatcggaaatggagagggagtgattggggcttattagtaagatgtgaatccaatacatgcagacgcgttttaaatccgtgaggcccaatgtgttggaattggaccAAAGcgaacaatatctacatggtattggatcaggtGTTGGTCCCATATAAcattgcaagtatagttccaagggggggggggggggttaggaactatttaaacttttttagattcttagggcagacttcttttcttaagagaaaaggttttaacagcggcgctgagtaatcagtaagatactggcttagtcaactggtgactaggtcagtttcttgacttgagtcaggagatagcactttaagtctattcctgagctcagatgttcgatgcgcacaactcagtttgacctctttacttggtcaatttttggttatttaagcaagcaatatatataaggagtttaaggtaagaaatacgttacttagcagatttatccaggttcggcttcttctaagcctacgtcctgtccccggaacacgttccgagatttcgaatcctctactgagctctttaaaggtagagcctcaaaccttttacaatcttagcaactgagtataacaagagtaccttcctctatacctctactcaatcctaatctctcgctgagtactataaccgagtactcagcctctcctttctaatctctaaaaatgataagtgtttgtcctaaacaatgattgctaagacaccttagatgattgaataatcactctagacttttacacaaagatatgaaatgtagtgtaagatttgctttgctttttgcttgcagaacttgcgtagagaTTTTGGTCAGCATAAtgacttgatcaagttctgtggtgaatgaagcttctgatggcactatttatagagacgtcttgaggcatcggtcatttcgaatttcgaaataaccgttggagggaaacggcttcctgtcgttgtcatcctgacttgctcagagctctcggccaatcagatttgagtatcttctgtcctcggtcagcttttggttagctcggcagaatgtctctccttttatggtaaagtcaactggacagcatactgtgtcgtctgaactttacccaaagtggaaactctttgtctagaagttttccttggccagctgctgtcttgtacgctttgtcgaatcaactcagcagcttcgttccgaagttgttccttgaaggtcttctagatccttcttccgctgagctgcgttttgtccataacgacaacgttttgacaaatgCGGGTCGAGTTGTATTGAACCGTTTGACTTGAGCTTTGACTCTTGCATTGGGCTttggccttttaatccttatgtcttataaacaatttaactcaacattgaacaaacacattagtagaataaatcaaagcatttaaacttagtgtgtttagaatatgtttttaattatacttaaacaattttgtcaaatcaaaattatgtggaaaggtgtttcaacaaactcccccattttgatgttggcaaaactattcagcgaggaactcagtattgagctcccccatgatagttgacctattataacttagcaaactcccccgtaagggttgagctactgacttagttttactctaaacatttaaaggtttaatcgagtaagtctaaggtcagttttcagatataggtcagctcattgaacatattctattttactcagtgttaaagcggaaggttttatcattcagagggcgctgagtaatttgttgttcaatgagttttataaggcaatgttttataaacatataggtcagtgtcaaacatgttatcagcatttggttcaataaattttataagcctttaaacatagctgatttaattgaagatacataataacataatacacaacatcgtataaaaataattcataactcagagtttgaacagaagatgcaagtattgatatttaatataggtagtcagtgtttacaaacaaaagttcaagacaggcatagagactacatacttagcctatactgagctagcctatatctatttctttttcttctgtttggactgactaAACTCATGTTGTGTTCTCGCTTGtgttttctcccccgttttgtcagcatcgggaggaggaatcctaaagctgtcggttaagacggccctggtcagttctgtggacagcgctttaagtctgtcagcgctttcattgacaccattaaagatagccactccattatctgagacctcggCGGGTATGTTaagctcagcagcgctgatcatgctaacTGTGAAGGCTTCAGCTTTGCCTATCCATGTAAGTGCATCTGTCAttccagcaatgacttgatggaatgttttgagtaagtaggtgtcatagtattgacgctgaacattgctatgacggatgtgattgaaggtttgtctggtgatggacagcatttcattttgtttcatagcgtcagtatccatctcttgcttgttcagattcagcaatcgaacagcctcaccaatttgctctacggAGCACTGGGaataagaaaccatttgctcattggttttgagttgctcggtgtgaagctgagcaaagagcatctttacttcatcagaagttgcatagcgTGAGTttgcagctgacaaggtctgaacttgttgttgtagAACGTTTAAGTGTTgaacagttgtcagctggatctcagccagctttgcaatggaatcctgcttagcttgctgtgcttgaaaagtaatgatgacattcagcaaatccttgaatcccttaacttcgttgagaagctgagtgacttgggaaagctgagtagtctcaatagtggaagacccagcagcaggaggagtgacttgttgaaggtctttgatcaaagcttgcactgagtcgattattcttttgccagactcagtggcatttaggtaactttgagagccttcagtgacatcagtatgaccggtgggAAGAGGAGTCAGGGAAatgacgtggtcagtgactggtagtgtggttccaatctgcacttgaggttctggtagAACTGATTGATCGGTAGATATGTTAATTGGAGAAGTAGAAATTCAAATACTGTCAGTGCAGACGGGGGCAGAGATGTTAGGAGTGAACACAATACTTGGATGgacagtaatcggctcaacttgacttgttgagttggcggaagcatttaagtcggcatgttccttttgggaagaaacagaggcttgcttttcgatAGATGCCGATGTAGTCGAAGGTGGTTGTCTTTTGAAAAATTTCAGTTTAACTGCAGAAGGGTCCTGGGTTGGCTTCTGAATAacgaagtcaggaagagttggttgTGGAACAGGAATGTCACTGACtgtcttctgacttgccttaaccaatcttcttTTGCGAGGAGGATTGTCAGCCAGAATAGATTCgcctgagtgagatggagaagtttcttcttgttcagcGTTAAGCTGGTCAGTTTGCTCatgtacttgatcaacattgtgttggtcatgttcttgttcttctctagcagccaactcagtattgggttgctcagcttcaacctcactggttgtctcctcataatcctcagcgtcatcttgaccgctggcctcttctttttcatcatcttctgaactttcaccatctagttcttcctcaacttgtgcaatgaactggtcgtccagatgcacctcttcttcttgtttctcagttacagttcctagacagtgtgtagtgagagtcaccaggcacaacaatgtcagtagggatagcattaatgggagtcagtgtagaagacttttgcttcttttgAGGCTGAACGTCAGCATCAGTTctgtcctcagtttcaggctcatcttgcctgctccttttctcagccgACTTAGGTttctcctgacctggttcagcaactgacttaggcttctttgccttaggctcaGCTTTCTTTGAAGTggtctcaacagctttcctcttgcgggaagctggagccttagttcttctccctttcttcgggacagctgtttcctcagcttgttgttcatcagcagcagcagtttttcctttcttcagaggTTGAGAGAACTTTAAAGCCCTCAGCGAGGCTGCTAtgatttcagatcctctagctttaacttcatcagttaggtctatctgatgatcaatgaggatcctggtgatgagcgatcccagCCTTAGAGTTCTGATACTTCTTAGGAAGCCAGCAatgaggaatactggcatgttgattggcttatatgtcagcatatgccatataaagcattgctcgaagttcgtagctgaggtggtgcagttgatcttggggtagatgaagtaactcagcagatagtgagccatcttttggtgctgacccatagaggaactagatacttctcctgagtggccttcaggtttacagaagttgACTATGTACCcagttttgtcctgatctccagatcttctcagctttgctccttcatttttcaacttcagcaaGTTTGCCAGATAGTCAGGATTGTTGAAGATAGTCTTTTCTcttaccacagttaccagacagtcctggttgtcatcagcaacacggaggttgtggtagaactcccttacgaGGTCAGGATAAgtgtgatccctaatggagaacagctcggtccatccattttacgatatccattcgcagaagggttgctcggaggTTACGAAGGCCTCAGACACCCATCGCGAGAAATCTACTTTCCATTCGGTAATGTTGCCGAAAACCTTAGTATAGGTTCTGGCTTTGGTCGGTTTTTCTTTGGAAGAAGTGgcttgcccagtttttcctttactcggTGTAGTGACCTTGTCAGttttagggtgaccggcaccggagatgttgacggaaacttgAGTCATAATCTCAGAAcaagtttgggaagctttgagagtttttagagagaaagcttttGCCTTAGAATTCAATAGGTGTAAAGAAgataaagaatggggatttacccattatttatagcggtgaagtgtggatcttatcgaatccatgtgtcagttttgccttgggattgtcaaccgacaaaaatcctg comes from Euphorbia lathyris chromosome 8, ddEupLath1.1, whole genome shotgun sequence and encodes:
- the LOC136202894 gene encoding probable nucleoredoxin 3, which produces MEELNSQSETSESRDFFTILASRGVDFLLSAEDKVPLSSCDGKIICLFFSANWCRPCKTFAPQLVQLYNSLKGDDKKLEIVFVSFDRDEEGFNEHFKCMPWLAVPFDVDLHRQLSNVYCVHRIPSILSLGPDGIRIEDDLIEMIEDYGSEAFPFTRKRREELRAIDEVKRQGGRLEELLARRGRDYVISRNSTKMLVSELVGKIIGLYFGAHWCPPSRAFTSQLIEVYNELRATKDGCLEIILVSTDRDIKEFNTNLSNMPWLAIPYEDTTRRKDLCRIFNIKGIPTLVIIGEDGKTRSRDARGMISSYGANAFPFTKQRVSEIEAALKREGDALPRHVKDIKHEHLLKLDMAKAYVCDCCKRQGKFWTFSCDVCDYDLHPGCVEESCIVFGRRC